A genomic segment from Modestobacter roseus encodes:
- a CDS encoding SDR family NAD(P)-dependent oxidoreductase, translating to MEVSLEGKVALVTGVGPNIGSGIALALSRYGAKVACNDVSDDVIKTAMARIERNGGEAMAAPGDVTDEAAVQGYVDAVLEQWGRIDILVNNAAMLGGKGVLDEDAGTFERSIKVSGLGYFLNTKIVGRAMAERGIRGSIVCISSSNGWNGSAGVIAYAFNKGGVNNFVRAAAMDLAPYGIRVNSYTPTAPTVDNPELLAEYAAAGRPADMLNAGRKGGGLGGGAGEEPWRRPARWSGERPPLVPMGSTGTPTDIGHAVAWLCSDYARLITGTDLVVDGGARAKNFAYFPADPDELTGPVPLVPLDQTPAG from the coding sequence GTGGAGGTCAGCCTCGAGGGCAAGGTCGCCCTGGTCACCGGCGTCGGGCCGAACATCGGCAGCGGCATCGCGCTGGCGCTGTCCCGGTACGGCGCCAAGGTGGCGTGCAACGACGTCAGCGACGACGTGATCAAGACCGCGATGGCCCGGATCGAGCGCAACGGCGGTGAGGCGATGGCCGCCCCCGGCGACGTCACCGACGAGGCCGCGGTGCAGGGCTACGTCGACGCCGTCCTGGAGCAGTGGGGCCGGATCGACATCCTGGTCAACAACGCCGCGATGCTCGGCGGCAAGGGCGTGCTCGACGAGGACGCCGGCACCTTCGAGCGCTCGATCAAGGTGTCCGGGCTCGGCTACTTCCTGAACACCAAGATCGTCGGCCGGGCGATGGCCGAGCGTGGCATCCGCGGCTCCATCGTGTGCATCTCCTCGTCCAACGGCTGGAACGGCTCGGCCGGGGTGATCGCCTACGCGTTCAACAAGGGCGGGGTGAACAACTTCGTCCGCGCCGCCGCGATGGACCTCGCGCCCTACGGCATCCGGGTGAACAGCTACACGCCGACCGCGCCGACGGTCGACAACCCGGAGTTGCTGGCCGAGTACGCGGCGGCCGGGCGCCCGGCGGACATGCTCAACGCCGGACGCAAGGGCGGCGGCCTGGGCGGCGGCGCGGGGGAGGAGCCGTGGCGCCGTCCCGCCCGGTGGAGCGGGGAGCGCCCGCCGCTGGTGCCGATGGGCAGCACCGGCACGCCGACCGACATCGGCCACGCCGTCGCCTGGCTGTGCTCGGACTACGCGCGGCTGATCACCGGCACCGACCTGGTCGTCGACGGCGGCGCGCGGGCGAAGAACTTCGCCTACTTCCCGGCCGACCCCGACGAGCTCACCGGCCCGGTGCCGCTCGTCCCGCTGGACCAGACCCCCGCCGGCTGA
- a CDS encoding UGSC family (seleno)protein — protein MSLFDDIVDPTRGPAGSAKGRTALAARPGDLAGLRVGLLVNTKRNAEAFVQEVAALLESQHGARIAVQRTKPSIVHPAPAEMLAELRAEADVVVVGVGDCGSCSASAVADGLQLEAAGIPAVVLVSDAFRVSADAMAALQGTAGYEYVTTPHPVASLSREGVRARAERAVPEIVTLLTRPVVAAAS, from the coding sequence GTGTCCCTCTTCGACGACATCGTCGACCCCACCCGCGGCCCGGCCGGCAGCGCCAAGGGCCGGACGGCGCTCGCCGCCCGGCCCGGTGACCTCGCCGGGCTCCGGGTCGGGCTGCTGGTGAACACCAAGCGCAACGCCGAGGCCTTCGTGCAGGAGGTGGCCGCGCTGCTGGAGTCCCAGCACGGGGCGCGGATCGCCGTCCAGCGCACGAAGCCGAGCATCGTGCACCCGGCGCCGGCGGAGATGCTCGCCGAGCTGCGCGCCGAGGCCGACGTCGTCGTCGTGGGGGTGGGCGACTGCGGCTCGTGCAGCGCCTCCGCCGTCGCCGACGGGCTGCAGCTGGAGGCCGCCGGCATCCCCGCCGTCGTCCTGGTCAGCGACGCCTTCCGGGTCAGCGCCGACGCCATGGCCGCCCTGCAGGGCACCGCCGGCTACGAGTACGTCACCACCCCGCACCCGGTGGCCAGCCTGTCCCGCGAGGGCGTGCGGGCCCGCGCCGAGCGCGCCGTCCCGGAGATCGTCACCCTGCTCACCCGCCCGGTCGTGGCGGCGGCGTCGTGA
- a CDS encoding SDR family NAD(P)-dependent oxidoreductase, translating into MSGDRVALVTGCGKPDGMGQAIARRLAASGHAVVVTDLQPAGVPNARQEQRSAGWGGVEALAAEITAAGGDALAVLGDVSDPGDAAAMVAAAVDRHGRLDVLVNNAAAPQGPDRADVADVPIEVFDRVIAVNLRGPWLMSSAAVPVMRAQRSGRIVNISSMAGLTAAPFSGAYSASKAGVIGMTRALAMDLGPWGITVNALCPGLVATSRAFLSAAPDTDEAALMEQRGRNIPVGRPGQAEDIAAAVSFLASPEAAYITAQAIPIDGGGMTPFPLRRPEPAVAAGS; encoded by the coding sequence GTGAGCGGCGACCGGGTCGCCCTCGTCACCGGCTGCGGCAAGCCCGACGGGATGGGTCAGGCCATCGCCCGCCGGCTCGCCGCCTCCGGGCACGCCGTCGTCGTCACCGACCTGCAGCCGGCCGGCGTGCCCAACGCCCGGCAGGAGCAGCGCTCGGCCGGCTGGGGCGGGGTCGAGGCGCTGGCCGCGGAGATCACCGCCGCCGGTGGCGACGCCCTCGCCGTCCTCGGTGACGTCAGCGACCCCGGCGACGCCGCGGCCATGGTGGCCGCGGCCGTCGACCGGCACGGCCGGCTCGACGTGCTGGTCAACAACGCCGCCGCCCCGCAGGGCCCGGACCGGGCCGACGTCGCCGACGTGCCGATCGAGGTCTTCGACCGGGTCATCGCGGTCAACCTGCGCGGTCCCTGGCTGATGAGCTCCGCCGCGGTGCCGGTGATGCGCGCCCAGCGCTCGGGCCGGATCGTGAACATCTCCTCGATGGCCGGGCTGACCGCCGCCCCGTTCTCCGGCGCCTACTCCGCCTCCAAGGCCGGGGTGATCGGCATGACCCGTGCGCTCGCGATGGACCTCGGGCCGTGGGGCATCACGGTCAACGCGCTGTGCCCCGGGCTGGTCGCCACCAGCCGGGCGTTCCTCTCCGCGGCCCCGGACACCGACGAGGCCGCGCTGATGGAACAGCGCGGCCGCAACATCCCGGTCGGCCGCCCCGGGCAGGCCGAGGACATCGCCGCGGCGGTGTCCTTCCTCGCCTCACCCGAGGCCGCCTACATCACCGCGCAGGCCATCCCCATCGACGGCGGCGGGATGACGCCCTTCCCGCTGCGCCGCCCCGAGCCGGCCGTCGCGGCCGGCAGCTGA
- a CDS encoding SDR family NAD(P)-dependent oxidoreductase, with protein sequence MTSPDPLTDPFGAAGDRWMSGRTALVTGGGQTSTEQPGVGFAISRVLAAHGARVAVLDRDAAAAQRTADRITADGGEAVVVVADLLDDDDCRRAVAETVAAFGTVDTLVNNVAVGDRAGVFEVTPERFHQLMDLNLTTAWQMTRHAAPRIPRGGAIVNISSVGVRARGPAMVYNLAKAGLENLTVGAANTLGDQGVRVNCVQVGAIWGAFAAANMSEDMREIRKGFSALGTEGSPWDIAQAVLFLASDHARWVSGQILSVDGGPAVGKPPRPRAPEVPATVTPEAVPVAQA encoded by the coding sequence ATGACCTCACCCGACCCGCTCACCGATCCCTTCGGCGCCGCCGGCGACCGCTGGATGTCCGGCCGCACCGCCCTGGTCACCGGCGGCGGCCAGACCAGCACCGAGCAGCCCGGCGTCGGCTTCGCCATCAGCCGGGTCCTCGCCGCGCACGGGGCCCGGGTCGCCGTCCTGGACCGGGACGCCGCGGCCGCCCAGCGCACCGCCGACCGGATCACCGCCGACGGCGGGGAGGCCGTGGTCGTCGTCGCCGACCTGCTGGACGACGACGACTGCCGCCGGGCCGTGGCGGAGACGGTGGCCGCGTTCGGCACGGTCGACACCCTGGTGAACAACGTGGCCGTGGGCGACCGGGCCGGCGTCTTCGAGGTGACGCCGGAGCGGTTCCACCAGCTGATGGACCTCAACCTGACCACCGCCTGGCAGATGACCCGGCACGCGGCGCCCCGGATCCCGCGCGGCGGGGCGATCGTGAACATCAGCTCGGTCGGTGTGCGCGCCCGTGGCCCGGCGATGGTCTACAACCTCGCCAAGGCCGGCCTGGAGAACCTCACCGTCGGCGCCGCGAACACCCTGGGCGACCAGGGGGTGCGGGTGAACTGCGTGCAGGTCGGCGCGATCTGGGGCGCCTTCGCCGCGGCCAACATGAGCGAGGACATGCGGGAGATCCGCAAGGGCTTCTCCGCGCTGGGCACCGAGGGCAGCCCCTGGGACATCGCGCAGGCCGTGCTGTTCCTGGCCAGCGACCACGCCCGCTGGGTCTCCGGGCAGATCCTGTCGGTCGACGGCGGCCCGGCCGTCGGGAAGCCGCCCCGGCCCCGTGCGCCCGAGGTGCCCGCGACCGTCACCCCCGAGGCCGTGCCGGTGGCGCAGGCGTGA
- a CDS encoding UGSC family (seleno)protein, translating to MATLADVLDPTGLSAVRVASSSLAPRRADLAGARIGLLENTKHNAALLLDEIAGHLERDRGATTVLRRTKTAFALPMPAELLEELTRECDVVLVGVGDCGSCSASAVADGIALERAGVPTAVICSDAFTATASGMAEVQGDPDYAYLTTPHPVAILTPDAVAERAAGLVPEVLATVTAATTTAGTTAQERAS from the coding sequence ATGGCCACCCTCGCCGACGTCCTGGACCCCACCGGCCTGAGCGCGGTGCGGGTGGCGAGCAGCTCGCTCGCGCCCCGGCGCGCCGACCTCGCCGGCGCCCGCATCGGGCTGCTGGAGAACACCAAGCACAACGCCGCGCTGCTGCTGGACGAGATCGCCGGCCACCTGGAGCGCGACCGGGGGGCGACCACCGTGCTGCGCCGCACCAAGACGGCGTTCGCGCTGCCGATGCCCGCCGAGCTGCTCGAGGAGCTCACCCGCGAGTGCGACGTGGTGCTGGTCGGCGTCGGGGACTGCGGGTCGTGCAGCGCCTCCGCCGTCGCCGACGGGATCGCCCTGGAGCGCGCCGGCGTGCCGACCGCGGTCATCTGCTCCGACGCCTTCACCGCCACCGCGAGCGGCATGGCCGAGGTGCAGGGCGACCCGGACTACGCCTACCTGACCACCCCGCACCCGGTCGCGATCCTCACCCCGGACGCGGTCGCCGAGCGCGCCGCCGGCCTGGTGCCCGAGGTCCTCGCCACCGTGACCGCCGCGACCACGACTGCCGGGACCACGGCTCAGGAGCGCGCCTCGTGA
- a CDS encoding IclR family transcriptional regulator: MLAAFGPEHASLSLSDISRRTGLSLTTTHRLVGELRQWGALERGPDGRYAIGLRLLELGALAPHGLQLRELALPFLDDLHHATRANIHLAVRDGHDVVYVEALRARGAIRVLSRLGGRWPLHATGTGQVLLAYADPEVQREVLATPLRRFTANTITDVDKLRRVLAEVRRTGVAIAENQLPPAGALAVAVPVRGPGDEVVASLGVTIQREAVKSHALIPVLAATARGISRALGAPSVSTVDPRTVRRTMEPDLI; encoded by the coding sequence GTGCTCGCCGCCTTCGGGCCCGAGCACGCCTCGCTGTCGCTGTCCGACATCAGCCGCCGCACCGGGCTGTCGCTGACCACCACCCACCGGCTGGTCGGCGAGCTGCGCCAGTGGGGTGCCCTGGAGCGCGGCCCCGACGGCCGCTACGCCATCGGCCTGCGCCTGCTCGAGCTGGGCGCCCTGGCCCCGCACGGGCTGCAGCTGCGCGAGCTGGCGCTGCCGTTCCTCGACGACCTGCACCACGCCACCCGGGCGAACATCCACCTGGCGGTCCGCGACGGCCACGACGTCGTCTACGTGGAGGCGCTGCGCGCCCGCGGCGCGATCCGGGTGCTCTCCCGGCTCGGCGGTCGCTGGCCGCTGCACGCCACCGGCACCGGCCAGGTGCTGCTGGCCTACGCCGACCCGGAGGTCCAGCGCGAGGTGCTCGCCACCCCGCTGCGCCGGTTCACCGCCAACACCATCACCGACGTCGACAAGCTGCGCCGGGTGCTCGCCGAGGTCCGCCGCACCGGCGTGGCGATCGCGGAGAACCAGCTGCCACCGGCCGGCGCGCTGGCCGTCGCGGTACCGGTCCGCGGCCCCGGTGACGAGGTGGTGGCCTCGCTCGGGGTGACCATCCAGCGCGAGGCGGTGAAGAGCCACGCGCTGATCCCGGTGCTGGCGGCCACCGCCCGCGGCATCAGCCGCGCGCTCGGCGCGCCGTCGGTGAGCACGGTCGACCCGCGCACCGTGCGTCGCACGATGGAGCCCGACCTCATCTGA
- a CDS encoding phosphatase PAP2 family protein, with protein MTTVTGRAPSPATAVPTVAVTRQAPAVRAGVVRRSLGALLLVAFLGTCVARGLPTDRLVLLGWVVAALVVHALGRGRAELLRLLADWVPLAGLLLLYDLTRGLADGLGMPVHVAELAAADRWLFGGVLPTAWLQEHWTASAWAAFASLVYGSHFVVTPVLLAVLWVRDRARWTGYARLVLGLSAAGLVTYVLYPAAPPWFAARDGVIEQVDRISSSGWAVLGLHKAGAVLSSGQAQVNQVAAVPSLHTAFAVLTALVLWPLARRAWQRAALAGYAVSMPVVLVWSGEHYVVDTLLGAVYAAAVWALLPRLVRWCAGAARRPAPPAVASSAPVALLPRPRRSPEA; from the coding sequence ATGACGACCGTCACCGGCCGGGCACCGTCGCCTGCGACCGCAGTCCCCACCGTCGCCGTCACGCGGCAGGCGCCGGCCGTTCGTGCGGGCGTCGTCCGCCGCTCACTCGGCGCCCTGCTGCTGGTGGCGTTCCTCGGCACCTGCGTGGCGCGCGGACTGCCCACCGACCGGCTGGTGCTGCTCGGGTGGGTGGTCGCCGCGCTGGTGGTGCACGCGCTGGGCCGGGGGCGCGCGGAGCTGCTGCGGCTGCTGGCCGACTGGGTGCCGCTGGCCGGGCTGCTGCTGCTCTACGACCTGACCCGCGGCCTCGCCGACGGGCTCGGCATGCCGGTGCACGTCGCCGAGCTCGCCGCCGCCGACCGGTGGCTGTTCGGCGGGGTGCTGCCCACCGCCTGGCTGCAGGAGCACTGGACGGCCTCGGCCTGGGCCGCGTTCGCCTCGCTGGTCTACGGCAGCCACTTCGTGGTGACGCCGGTGCTCCTCGCCGTGCTGTGGGTGCGCGACCGGGCCCGCTGGACCGGCTATGCGCGGCTGGTGCTGGGCCTGTCCGCGGCCGGGCTGGTCACCTACGTGCTGTACCCCGCCGCCCCGCCGTGGTTCGCCGCCCGGGACGGCGTCATCGAGCAGGTCGACCGGATCAGCAGCTCCGGCTGGGCGGTGCTCGGCCTGCACAAGGCCGGCGCGGTGCTCTCCTCCGGGCAGGCGCAGGTCAACCAGGTCGCCGCGGTGCCCTCGCTGCACACCGCCTTCGCGGTGCTGACCGCCCTGGTGCTCTGGCCGCTGGCCCGGCGGGCGTGGCAGCGGGCGGCGCTGGCCGGCTACGCGGTGTCGATGCCGGTCGTGCTCGTCTGGTCCGGGGAGCACTACGTCGTCGACACGCTGCTCGGCGCGGTCTACGCCGCCGCGGTGTGGGCGCTGCTGCCCCGGCTGGTGCGGTGGTGCGCGGGGGCGGCCCGGCGTCCGGCGCCCCCGGCGGTCGCGTCGTCGGCGCCGGTGGCGCTGCTGCCCCGGCCGCGGCGCAGCCCGGAGGCCTGA
- a CDS encoding aconitate hydratase → MAASKDSFGARSTLDVDGTEYDIFRLDAVEGSEKLPFSLKVLLENLLRTEDGANITADHIRALANWDPNAEPDQEIQFTPARVVMQDFTGVPCIVDLATMREAMADLGGDPQKINPLAPAELVIDHSVIADVFGTPESFERNVEIEYERNGERYQFLRWGQGAFDDFKVVPPGTGIVHQVNIEHLARVVFPRAEGDRTLAYPDTCVGTDSHTTMVNGLGVLGWGVGGIEAEAAMLGQPVSMLIPRVVGFKLTGQLPDGATATDLVLTITEMLRRHGVVGKFVEFYGAGVSAVPLANRATIGNMSPEFGSTAAIFPIDGETITYLELTGRSPEQIALVEAYAKTQGLWHDDAHEPAFSEYLELDLATVVPSIAGPKRPQDRVAMTDAKEAWREALPAYVADDEVGGEERTPGVPANEQPYGVESAADEASAESFPASDPVSPFAHGNGEAGKPHAAVSGSNTGRPSKPTRVVMEDGTETSVDHGHVVIAAITSCTNTSNPSVMIGAALLAKKAVEAGLTTKPWVKTTLAPGSKVVTDYYEKSQLTPYLEKLGFYLVGYGCTTCIGNSGPLPEPVSKAVNEADLAVVSVLSGNRNFEGRINPDVKMNYLASPPLVIAYALAGTMDLDLTTEPLGQGTDGQDVYLRDIWPSPHEVQRVIDASVSAEQFGDSYQDVFAGTEQWQNLPTPTGDTFAWDAESTYVRKPPYFDGMPAEPTPVQDITGARTLAVLGDSVTTDHISPAGSIKADSPAGKYLQEHGISRRDFNSYGSRRGNHEVMIRGTFANIRLRNQLVPGTEGGVTKNHLTGETTSIYDASQAYQAQGIPLVVLAGKEYGSGSSRDWAAKGTALLGVKAVIAESYERIHRSNLIGMGVLPLQFPEGADRESLGLTGDEEFTITGITELNDGSIPRTVKVQAQPSDGAAVEFDARVRIDTPGEANYYRNGGIMQYVLRSLRES, encoded by the coding sequence GTGGCAGCCAGCAAGGACAGCTTCGGAGCCCGGTCGACACTCGACGTCGACGGCACCGAGTACGACATCTTCCGGCTCGACGCGGTGGAGGGCAGCGAGAAGCTCCCCTTCAGCCTGAAGGTCCTGCTGGAGAACCTCCTCCGCACCGAGGACGGCGCGAACATCACCGCCGACCACATCCGTGCGCTGGCCAACTGGGACCCGAACGCGGAGCCCGACCAGGAGATCCAGTTCACCCCGGCGCGTGTGGTGATGCAGGACTTCACCGGCGTCCCCTGCATCGTCGACCTCGCCACCATGCGCGAGGCGATGGCCGACCTCGGCGGCGACCCGCAGAAGATCAACCCGCTCGCCCCGGCCGAGCTGGTCATCGACCACTCCGTCATCGCCGACGTCTTCGGCACCCCGGAGTCCTTCGAGCGCAACGTCGAGATCGAGTACGAGCGCAACGGCGAGCGCTACCAGTTCCTCCGCTGGGGGCAGGGCGCCTTCGACGACTTCAAGGTCGTCCCCCCGGGCACCGGCATCGTGCACCAGGTCAACATCGAGCACCTGGCCCGCGTGGTCTTCCCGCGGGCCGAGGGCGACCGCACCCTCGCCTACCCCGACACCTGCGTCGGCACCGACTCGCACACCACGATGGTCAACGGCCTGGGCGTGCTGGGCTGGGGCGTGGGCGGCATCGAGGCCGAGGCCGCGATGCTCGGCCAGCCGGTCTCGATGCTCATCCCCCGCGTGGTCGGCTTCAAGCTCACCGGCCAGCTGCCCGACGGCGCCACCGCCACCGACCTGGTGCTCACCATCACCGAGATGCTGCGCCGGCACGGTGTGGTCGGAAAGTTCGTCGAGTTCTACGGCGCCGGCGTCTCCGCCGTCCCGCTGGCCAACCGCGCCACCATCGGCAACATGAGCCCGGAGTTCGGCTCGACCGCGGCGATCTTCCCGATCGACGGCGAAACGATCACCTACCTGGAGCTGACCGGCCGTTCGCCGGAGCAGATCGCGCTGGTCGAGGCGTACGCCAAGACCCAGGGCCTGTGGCACGACGACGCCCACGAGCCGGCCTTCTCCGAGTACCTGGAGCTGGACCTGGCGACGGTCGTGCCGAGCATCGCCGGCCCGAAGCGCCCGCAGGACCGGGTCGCGATGACCGACGCCAAGGAGGCCTGGCGCGAGGCGCTGCCGGCCTACGTGGCCGACGACGAGGTGGGCGGCGAGGAGCGCACGCCCGGCGTTCCGGCCAACGAGCAGCCCTACGGTGTCGAGTCCGCGGCCGACGAGGCCTCGGCCGAGTCGTTCCCGGCCTCGGACCCGGTCAGCCCGTTCGCGCACGGCAACGGCGAGGCCGGCAAGCCGCACGCCGCCGTCTCCGGCTCGAACACCGGCCGCCCGTCGAAGCCGACCCGGGTGGTGATGGAGGACGGCACCGAGACCTCCGTCGACCACGGGCACGTGGTGATCGCGGCGATCACCTCCTGCACCAACACCTCCAACCCGTCGGTCATGATCGGCGCGGCGCTGCTGGCCAAGAAGGCCGTCGAGGCCGGCCTGACCACCAAGCCGTGGGTGAAGACGACGCTGGCCCCCGGGTCGAAGGTCGTCACCGACTACTACGAGAAGTCGCAGCTCACCCCGTACCTGGAGAAGCTCGGCTTCTACCTGGTCGGCTACGGCTGCACCACCTGCATCGGCAACTCCGGCCCGCTGCCGGAGCCGGTCAGCAAGGCGGTCAACGAGGCCGACCTCGCCGTCGTCTCGGTGCTCTCGGGCAACCGGAACTTCGAGGGCCGGATCAACCCCGACGTCAAGATGAACTACCTGGCGTCCCCGCCGCTGGTGATCGCCTACGCGCTCGCCGGCACGATGGACCTGGACCTGACGACTGAGCCGCTGGGCCAGGGCACCGACGGGCAGGACGTCTACCTGCGCGACATCTGGCCCTCGCCGCACGAGGTGCAGCGGGTCATCGACGCGTCGGTGTCGGCCGAGCAGTTCGGCGACAGCTACCAGGACGTGTTCGCCGGCACCGAGCAGTGGCAGAACCTGCCCACGCCCACCGGTGACACGTTCGCCTGGGACGCGGAGAGCACCTACGTCCGCAAGCCCCCGTACTTCGACGGCATGCCGGCCGAGCCGACCCCGGTGCAGGACATCACCGGCGCTCGCACGCTCGCCGTGCTGGGCGACTCGGTGACCACCGACCACATCTCGCCGGCCGGCTCCATCAAGGCCGACAGCCCGGCCGGGAAGTACCTGCAGGAGCACGGAATCTCCCGCCGCGACTTCAACTCCTACGGGTCGCGCCGCGGCAACCACGAGGTGATGATCCGCGGCACGTTCGCCAACATCCGGCTGCGCAACCAGCTGGTGCCCGGCACCGAGGGTGGCGTCACCAAGAACCACCTGACCGGTGAGACGACGTCGATCTACGACGCGTCCCAGGCCTACCAGGCACAGGGCATCCCGCTGGTCGTGCTGGCCGGCAAGGAGTACGGCTCCGGCTCGTCGCGCGACTGGGCGGCCAAGGGGACGGCGCTGCTGGGCGTCAAGGCGGTCATCGCCGAGAGCTACGAGCGCATCCACCGGTCGAACCTGATCGGCATGGGCGTGCTGCCGCTGCAGTTCCCCGAGGGCGCCGACCGCGAGTCCCTCGGCCTGACCGGCGACGAGGAGTTCACCATCACCGGGATCACCGAGCTGAACGACGGGTCGATCCCGCGCACGGTGAAGGTCCAGGCCCAGCCGTCCGATGGTGCAGCCGTCGAGTTCGACGCCCGGGTCCGGATCGACACCCCCGGTGAGGCGAACTACTACCGCAACGGCGGGATCATGCAGTACGTGCTGCGGTCGCTCCGCGAGAGCTGA
- a CDS encoding SDR family oxidoreductase, with product MDLGLGGRGILLTGASRGLGFATARALVDDGARVLISSRRADSVDAAVSALGGGPAAFGVPADLAEPDAAEELVTAALDRLGRVDGALLSVGGPASGSVLEVGEDAWRSAVDSVLLGPLRLVRALVPHLAEGAAIGFVLSTSVRQPIGSLAISNGLRPGLAMTAKALADELGPRGIRVFGLLPGTIATDRITEIEAASGDPAAARSRTEAAIPLRRVGRPEEFGRVAAFALSPAASYVTGTMIAVDGGVTRAL from the coding sequence ATGGACCTGGGGCTGGGCGGTCGCGGGATCTTGCTCACCGGCGCGAGCCGGGGGCTGGGGTTCGCGACCGCCCGGGCCCTGGTCGACGACGGCGCCCGCGTGCTGATCAGCTCGCGCCGCGCCGACTCCGTGGACGCCGCCGTGTCCGCCCTGGGGGGCGGGCCGGCGGCGTTCGGCGTCCCGGCCGACCTGGCCGAGCCCGACGCCGCCGAGGAGCTGGTGACCGCAGCGTTGGACCGGCTGGGCCGGGTCGACGGCGCGCTGCTCTCGGTGGGCGGCCCGGCATCCGGATCGGTGCTCGAGGTCGGCGAGGACGCGTGGCGGTCGGCGGTGGACAGCGTGCTGCTCGGCCCGCTGCGGCTGGTCCGGGCCCTCGTGCCGCACCTGGCCGAGGGCGCGGCGATCGGCTTCGTGCTGTCGACGTCGGTGCGCCAGCCGATCGGCTCGCTGGCGATCTCCAACGGGCTGCGGCCGGGGCTGGCGATGACCGCCAAGGCGCTGGCCGACGAGCTCGGGCCCCGCGGCATCCGGGTGTTCGGCCTGCTGCCGGGCACCATCGCCACCGACCGGATCACCGAGATCGAGGCCGCCTCGGGCGACCCCGCGGCCGCCCGGTCCCGCACCGAGGCGGCGATCCCGCTGCGCCGGGTGGGCCGACCGGAGGAGTTCGGCCGGGTGGCCGCGTTCGCCCTCTCCCCCGCCGCGTCCTACGTGACCGGCACGATGATCGCCGTCGACGGCGGCGTCACCCGCGCGCTCTGA
- a CDS encoding sirohydrochlorin chelatase, giving the protein MSASPQPVLVACAHGTRNPTGRRLIAELALAARAQRPGIRTTAAFVDVQPPTVVDVVRGLADDTTPAVVVPLLLSGGYHVHVDIAGAVAAHPQALAARPLGPDPRLAAVLTDRLLQAGTDPRDPRTAIVLAAAGSSDARSVADVERTAGFLQRDWAGPVTTGYGSAAKPTVPDAVAAARKAGAERVVVAAYLLAPGHFHDKLQGAGADLVTAPLLPDERIAAVLLDRYDAAVTPASELSAG; this is encoded by the coding sequence GTGAGCGCATCCCCGCAGCCCGTCCTGGTCGCCTGTGCCCACGGCACCCGCAACCCGACCGGACGGCGGCTGATCGCCGAGCTGGCGCTGGCCGCTCGCGCGCAGCGGCCGGGCATCCGGACGACGGCGGCGTTCGTCGACGTGCAGCCGCCCACCGTGGTCGACGTGGTGCGCGGGCTGGCCGACGACACCACCCCCGCGGTCGTCGTCCCGCTGCTGCTGTCCGGCGGGTACCACGTGCACGTCGACATCGCCGGTGCCGTCGCCGCCCACCCGCAAGCGCTGGCCGCCCGCCCGCTGGGGCCCGACCCGCGGCTGGCCGCCGTCCTCACCGACCGGCTGCTGCAGGCCGGCACCGACCCGCGCGACCCGCGGACCGCCATCGTGCTGGCCGCCGCCGGCTCCAGCGACGCCCGCTCGGTGGCCGACGTGGAGCGCACCGCCGGGTTCCTGCAGCGCGACTGGGCCGGGCCGGTGACCACCGGCTACGGCTCGGCCGCGAAGCCCACCGTGCCCGACGCGGTCGCCGCGGCCCGGAAGGCCGGCGCGGAGCGGGTGGTCGTGGCGGCCTACCTGCTGGCCCCGGGACACTTCCACGACAAGCTGCAGGGCGCCGGCGCCGATCTCGTCACCGCACCCCTGCTGCCCGACGAGCGCATCGCCGCCGTCCTGCTCGACCGCTACGACGCCGCCGTCACCCCGGCGTCCGAACTCAGCGCCGGCTGA
- a CDS encoding FBP domain-containing protein: MNPLTEKQIRSSFVNASRREAGSAVLPDLDAVPWDRLDYLGWHDRKAPLAAYAVLELAGEPAGVLLRAGAAPASGVRRKALCAWCRDLSSVRATLYVARRGGASGRTGNTLGTLVCEDFSCSANVRRPPTSSEAGDGVEAISEQLVAERIAGLRDRATAFVQQIAGTA, from the coding sequence ATGAACCCCCTGACCGAGAAGCAGATCCGCTCGTCCTTCGTGAACGCCAGCCGCCGCGAGGCGGGCTCGGCCGTCCTCCCCGACCTCGACGCGGTGCCCTGGGACCGCCTGGACTACCTGGGCTGGCACGACCGGAAGGCACCGCTGGCGGCGTACGCGGTGCTGGAGCTGGCCGGCGAGCCGGCCGGCGTCCTGCTGCGCGCCGGTGCCGCACCGGCGAGCGGCGTCCGCCGGAAGGCGCTGTGCGCCTGGTGCCGCGACCTGTCGTCGGTGCGCGCCACGCTCTACGTGGCTCGCCGTGGCGGCGCCTCGGGCCGCACGGGCAACACGCTGGGCACGCTCGTCTGCGAGGACTTCTCCTGCTCGGCGAACGTCCGCCGGCCACCGACCAGCTCGGAGGCGGGCGACGGCGTCGAGGCGATCAGCGAGCAGCTGGTCGCCGAGCGGATCGCCGGTCTGCGCGACCGCGCCACCGCGTTCGTCCAGCAGATCGCCGGGACGGCCTGA